In Dolichospermum flos-aquae CCAP 1403/13F, the following proteins share a genomic window:
- the petA gene encoding cytochrome f encodes MRNALTPARLTRTAKAMVNTLLIAIATVTFFFTSDIAVPQTAAAYPFWAQETAPATPREATGRIVCANCHLAAKPTEVEIPQSVLPDTVFKAVVKIPYDATVQQVGADGSKVGLNVGAVLMLPQGFKIAPEDRISEELKAEVGDMTFTPYNDSTDNVVIVGPLPGEEYQEIVFPILSPNPATDKNIHFGKYSVHVGGNRGRGQVYPTGEKSNNNAFNASAAGTISKIAKTEDEDGNVKNLISITTATGDVVTDIVPAGPELIVTEGQVVAIGDALTNNPNVGGFGQKDAEIVLQDSSRVTWLVAFICLVMLAQVMLVLKKKQVEKVQAAEMNF; translated from the coding sequence ATGAGAAATGCCCTTACACCTGCGAGGTTAACTCGCACTGCTAAAGCAATGGTTAATACATTGCTTATAGCGATCGCTACTGTGACTTTTTTCTTCACTAGCGATATAGCCGTCCCACAAACTGCTGCTGCCTATCCTTTCTGGGCGCAAGAAACCGCTCCTGCAACCCCCCGCGAAGCAACGGGTCGAATTGTTTGCGCTAACTGTCACCTAGCAGCTAAACCCACAGAAGTGGAAATTCCTCAATCTGTGCTTCCTGACACTGTATTTAAAGCCGTTGTCAAGATTCCCTACGATGCCACTGTGCAACAAGTGGGTGCTGATGGTTCTAAGGTGGGCTTAAATGTTGGTGCTGTATTAATGTTGCCTCAAGGCTTCAAGATTGCCCCAGAAGATCGCATTTCTGAAGAACTCAAGGCAGAAGTGGGTGATATGACATTCACTCCTTACAACGACAGTACAGATAATGTTGTCATTGTTGGTCCATTACCTGGTGAAGAATATCAAGAAATTGTCTTCCCTATTCTTTCTCCTAACCCCGCTACAGACAAAAATATCCACTTTGGCAAATACTCTGTTCATGTAGGCGGTAATCGTGGACGTGGACAAGTTTACCCCACAGGTGAAAAGAGCAATAATAACGCATTCAACGCTTCTGCTGCCGGTACAATTAGCAAAATTGCTAAAACAGAAGATGAGGACGGTAACGTTAAGAATCTAATTAGTATCACAACTGCAACTGGTGATGTTGTTACAGATATAGTTCCTGCTGGTCCTGAACTAATTGTGACTGAAGGACAAGTAGTTGCAATTGGTGATGCTTTGACTAACAACCCCAATGTTGGTGGTTTTGGTCAAAAAGATGCAGAAATTGTTTTGCAAGATTCTTCTAGAGTTACATGGTTGGTTGCTTTTATCTGTTTGGTGATGTTGGCACAAGTAATGCTAGTTCTCAAGAAGAAACAAGTAGAAAAAGTTCAAGCTGCGGAAATGAATTTCTAA
- the petC gene encoding cytochrome b6-f complex iron-sulfur subunit — protein sequence MAQFSESADVPDMGRRQFMNLLTFGTVTGVALGALYPVVSYFIPPASGGAGGGTVAKNELGNDVSVSQFLDSHNVGGRSLVQGLKGDPTYIVVESKEAIADYGINAICTHLGCVVPWNVAENKFKCPCHGSQYDATGKVIRGPAPKSLPLAHAKVADDKILLTPWTETDFRTGDAAWWA from the coding sequence ATGGCTCAATTTTCTGAATCAGCAGATGTTCCCGATATGGGTCGTCGTCAGTTTATGAACCTGCTCACTTTTGGGACTGTTACCGGGGTGGCGTTGGGTGCATTGTACCCTGTTGTTAGCTACTTTATTCCTCCTGCTAGCGGTGGTGCTGGTGGCGGTACAGTAGCCAAGAATGAATTGGGTAATGATGTTAGTGTTAGTCAATTTCTAGACAGCCATAATGTGGGCGGTCGCAGTTTGGTACAAGGACTCAAGGGAGATCCTACCTATATTGTAGTGGAAAGTAAAGAAGCGATCGCTGACTACGGGATTAATGCTATTTGTACCCACTTAGGTTGTGTTGTCCCTTGGAATGTGGCTGAAAATAAGTTTAAATGCCCTTGTCATGGTTCACAATATGACGCTACTGGTAAAGTAATTCGCGGTCCTGCACCAAAATCCTTGCCTCTAGCCCATGCCAAAGTGGCAGACGACAAAATTCTGTTAACACCTTGGACGGAAACCGATTTCCGCACTGGGGATGCCGCTTGGTGGGCTTAA
- a CDS encoding DUF3067 family protein, giving the protein MTGKELRQLLIDKWGQPYDVQFRRTQGKIFLQIMWKYFGQASFPLSETDYQDHLDSIANYLNALGGVQQVQTFILETKERPRLGKAVSIPLDLGERASEWIV; this is encoded by the coding sequence ATGACCGGAAAGGAATTACGCCAACTGTTGATTGATAAATGGGGACAACCTTATGATGTCCAGTTTCGCCGCACCCAGGGCAAAATATTTCTACAAATCATGTGGAAATATTTTGGACAAGCCTCTTTCCCTTTAAGCGAAACAGATTACCAAGATCATCTTGACAGCATTGCTAATTATCTCAATGCCTTAGGGGGAGTACAACAAGTGCAAACTTTCATTCTAGAAACCAAAGAGCGTCCCCGTCTTGGTAAAGCAGTTAGCATCCCCCTTGACTTAGGTGAACGCGCTTCAGAATGGATTGTTTAA
- a CDS encoding IMS domain-containing protein, which translates to MRIPLDYYRILGLPLAANEEQLRQAYSDRIVQLPRREYSTTSISSRKKLIEEAYMVLLDTEERKAYDQLYLAHVYTPNKTADQVPQQTLKDNNSKDQDAQSLSIEITPERFVGSLLILQELGEYELVLKLGRPYLVNKPSSVSLKTGHRATQIEIPENSDLPDIILTVSLACLELGREEWQQGHYENAAVSLETGEELLAREGLFPSVRAEMTADLYKLRPYRILELLALPQTQIPKRRQGLELLQSILEDRGGIDGTGNDQSGLNIDDFLRFIQQIRHYLTVAEQHKLFELESKRPSAVATYLAVYSLIARGFAQRQPALIRQAKQMLMQLGKRQDVHLEQSLCALLMGQTEEATRVLELSQEYEALAFIREKSQDSPDLLPGLCLYSEQWLQQEVFPHFRDLAKQQASLKDYFADRQVQAYLESLPTDAQITNEWSVINHQSFPQPDINNSRYHTNNTTQTPQHHQPVNPELPQTQPRPQPESTQVSIPRWNHPPTNANAGNQTSQIPSTAATPNLIPHQTNVTPTTATNHQTPKRRRRKPTTNTLPQRFIQSQTNFLSSLDPKTRLVWLVFFSLGGVLIFSLLVSTTFGLVKNIFFPSPSLQGEQLAIQLNQPPITIPNPNTKPESSTEELTKETAKEVIETWLSAKTSALGQKHDIDGLKEILTGAVLSQWQSVAQQEQEEKRYRQYKHNVEIVAVSKKGTDEDYVSVDAKVQEVTQFYQNSQQKKSSNENLRVRYDLVRKEGKWLIQRMSVIQNFL; encoded by the coding sequence GTGCGAATTCCGCTTGATTATTACCGAATTCTAGGATTACCGTTGGCGGCAAATGAGGAACAATTGCGACAGGCATACAGCGATCGCATTGTCCAATTGCCCCGACGGGAATATTCGACTACATCTATATCTTCTCGCAAGAAGCTGATTGAAGAAGCTTATATGGTTTTATTAGATACCGAAGAGCGCAAAGCCTACGATCAGCTTTATCTAGCTCACGTTTATACTCCTAACAAAACTGCTGATCAAGTTCCACAACAAACCCTAAAAGATAATAACTCCAAAGATCAAGATGCTCAAAGTCTCAGCATCGAAATCACCCCAGAGCGATTTGTTGGCTCTTTGTTAATCCTCCAAGAACTAGGAGAATATGAATTAGTATTAAAACTTGGTCGCCCGTACCTAGTTAATAAACCTAGTTCAGTTAGTCTGAAAACAGGTCATCGTGCTACCCAAATAGAAATTCCCGAAAACTCTGACTTACCAGATATTATCCTCACCGTCTCCCTAGCTTGCCTAGAACTAGGACGGGAAGAATGGCAACAAGGTCACTATGAAAATGCCGCCGTATCCTTAGAAACAGGTGAAGAATTATTAGCACGAGAAGGCTTATTTCCCAGCGTCCGCGCTGAAATGACCGCTGATCTTTACAAACTGCGTCCCTACCGCATCTTGGAACTATTAGCACTACCACAAACACAAATTCCCAAACGTCGGCAAGGATTAGAATTATTACAAAGTATCTTAGAAGATCGTGGCGGTATTGATGGTACAGGCAACGATCAATCAGGATTAAATATAGATGACTTTTTACGATTTATCCAACAAATTCGTCATTATTTAACAGTCGCAGAACAGCATAAACTCTTTGAATTAGAAAGTAAACGCCCCTCAGCCGTGGCCACATATTTAGCAGTATACTCCCTAATCGCCAGAGGTTTTGCCCAACGCCAACCAGCATTAATTCGCCAAGCCAAGCAAATGTTAATGCAATTAGGCAAACGCCAAGACGTGCATTTAGAACAATCGCTTTGTGCTTTGCTAATGGGACAAACCGAAGAAGCCACCCGTGTTTTAGAACTAAGTCAAGAATATGAAGCCTTAGCTTTTATTCGGGAAAAATCCCAAGACTCACCAGACCTATTACCAGGACTGTGTTTATATAGTGAACAATGGTTACAGCAAGAAGTATTTCCCCATTTCCGGGATTTAGCAAAACAGCAAGCCTCTTTAAAAGATTACTTTGCCGATAGACAAGTACAAGCTTATCTAGAATCTTTACCCACCGATGCCCAAATTACTAATGAATGGTCAGTAATTAATCATCAATCCTTTCCCCAACCAGATATTAATAATTCTCGTTACCATACTAATAACACCACACAAACACCGCAACATCATCAACCCGTCAATCCTGAGTTACCACAAACCCAGCCTCGACCTCAACCTGAATCTACCCAAGTTTCCATACCGAGATGGAATCATCCACCAACAAATGCAAATGCGGGAAATCAAACATCACAAATACCCTCAACAGCAGCAACCCCGAACCTAATACCACATCAAACCAATGTTACTCCGACCACAGCAACAAACCACCAAACCCCCAAACGCAGAAGACGAAAACCCACTACTAATACCCTTCCTCAGCGGTTTATCCAGTCTCAAACTAATTTTCTCAGTAGTCTAGACCCAAAAACACGCTTAGTTTGGCTAGTTTTCTTCTCATTGGGAGGAGTATTAATTTTTTCGTTATTAGTATCAACAACTTTTGGCTTAGTCAAAAATATCTTCTTTCCTAGTCCATCATTACAGGGAGAACAGTTAGCAATACAACTAAATCAACCACCAATCACCATTCCTAACCCTAACACCAAACCTGAATCAAGCACCGAAGAACTGACCAAGGAGACAGCAAAGGAAGTAATTGAAACTTGGTTATCTGCCAAAACCTCAGCTTTAGGGCAAAAACATGACATTGATGGTTTAAAGGAAATTTTAACAGGTGCAGTTTTATCACAATGGCAGTCAGTAGCCCAGCAAGAACAAGAAGAGAAACGCTATCGCCAATATAAACATAATGTAGAAATAGTAGCTGTTTCTAAAAAAGGTACAGATGAAGATTATGTATCTGTAGACGCTAAGGTACAAGAAGTTACCCAGTTCTATCAGAATAGTCAGCAGAAAAAGTCTTCTAATGAAAACTTGCGCGTTCGCTATGATTTGGTTCGCAAAGAAGGTAAATGGCTGATTCAGAGAATGTCAGTAATTCAGAATTTTTTGTAA
- a CDS encoding DUF4912 domain-containing protein, translating to MAKERPPLEEMTLRQLRKVASEFCISRYSRMRKSQLLASIEEVQHSKFSLSSSPNLEAQETVEAAKFELGQEDRTGGSLADVDEALADLPAGYGDSRIVLLPRDPQWAYTYWDIPNDHKEALRRQGGQTLALRIYDVTDVDLDYQSPHSIQEYPADELAREWYLPIPVSDRDYVIDVGYRTADGGWLVLARSARVHIPPVYPSDWIEDVFITVDFEEDLRAKTFYELVPPSKKLATAAAATAGGGNPIYEQIFGLAESAEAQRVAGSIFGSMQHVPGSAAPEQALSSYVFPSGVGMWAVPTVSGLTMSGVGMSGFSASAVPARPRKFWLVADAELIVYGATEPDANVTIGGRPIKLNSDGTFRFQMSFQDGLIDYPILAVAADGEQTRSIHMKFERETPSRHTNTKDEAVLEWLA from the coding sequence ATGGCAAAAGAACGGCCACCGCTAGAAGAGATGACCCTACGGCAATTACGCAAAGTTGCCAGTGAATTCTGTATATCTCGCTATAGCAGAATGCGGAAATCGCAGTTATTAGCATCAATTGAAGAAGTTCAGCATAGTAAGTTCTCGCTCAGTTCATCCCCTAATCTGGAGGCACAAGAAACCGTGGAAGCAGCAAAATTTGAGTTAGGTCAAGAAGATCGGACTGGTGGTTCTCTCGCTGATGTTGATGAAGCACTAGCAGATTTACCAGCTGGTTATGGTGACAGTCGGATTGTTCTGTTACCTCGTGATCCTCAATGGGCTTACACTTACTGGGATATTCCTAACGACCATAAAGAAGCACTGCGTCGTCAAGGTGGACAAACCCTAGCTTTGCGGATTTATGATGTCACTGATGTTGATCTAGATTATCAAAGTCCCCACAGTATTCAAGAATACCCTGCTGATGAACTAGCGAGAGAATGGTATTTGCCAATTCCCGTGAGCGATCGCGATTATGTGATAGATGTTGGTTATCGCACCGCTGATGGTGGTTGGTTAGTATTAGCGCGTTCCGCGAGAGTACATATTCCCCCCGTCTATCCTTCCGATTGGATTGAAGATGTCTTCATCACCGTAGACTTTGAAGAAGACCTGCGTGCTAAGACTTTCTACGAACTAGTTCCCCCATCTAAGAAATTAGCAACTGCTGCTGCTGCGACTGCGGGTGGTGGAAATCCCATTTACGAACAAATCTTTGGTCTAGCAGAATCCGCTGAAGCTCAACGGGTAGCAGGTTCTATCTTCGGTTCTATGCAGCACGTTCCTGGTTCTGCTGCTCCCGAACAAGCTCTCAGTTCCTACGTTTTCCCATCTGGTGTGGGTATGTGGGCTGTTCCTACCGTATCTGGTTTAACCATGTCCGGTGTGGGAATGTCCGGTTTCTCCGCTTCTGCTGTTCCTGCACGTCCTCGCAAATTCTGGTTAGTTGCTGACGCTGAATTGATTGTTTACGGTGCAACTGAACCTGATGCAAATGTTACCATTGGTGGTCGTCCAATTAAACTCAATTCCGATGGTACATTCCGCTTCCAAATGTCCTTCCAAGATGGTTTAATTGACTATCCAATTTTAGCTGTTGCGGCTGATGGTGAACAAACCCGTTCTATTCACATGAAGTTTGAGCGGGAAACACCTTCTCGTCATACTAATACTAAAGATGAAGCTGTTCTAGAATGGCTGGCATAA
- a CDS encoding YaaW family protein, with protein MEELRAVLELATEEELQDLTAILFSRKFNPLDYVHTPEPIAVQSQDRQTWLDTIENRFRFLAADGMTVLRGRTDQVTYRQALIQVCKYLKIHYYQDITTIDLEAEVFLHLLGKVWKKLPKQEKQQLTINVQHQLAQSKLKQPLPLSLQRDPLGLIFKGGSALAVTSVIQPFVLQQIARQFAIHLATYQVAKEATITGTGLATKQFQNYVALQMSRRGMTMSAARYGAVRSAFALVGPVMWAWFFADLGWRAIATNYGRIIPCVFTLAQIRLTRTECWEIA; from the coding sequence TTGGAAGAACTCAGGGCGGTATTGGAACTAGCTACAGAAGAGGAACTACAGGACTTAACAGCAATTCTGTTTAGTCGCAAGTTTAACCCCTTAGATTATGTTCACACACCCGAACCCATTGCAGTACAAAGCCAAGATCGTCAAACTTGGTTAGATACAATAGAAAATCGCTTTCGTTTTTTAGCTGCTGACGGGATGACAGTATTACGGGGACGTACTGATCAAGTAACTTACAGACAAGCCCTAATTCAAGTATGCAAATATTTGAAAATTCACTATTATCAAGATATAACAACAATTGATTTAGAAGCAGAAGTATTTTTGCATCTCTTAGGAAAGGTTTGGAAAAAACTACCAAAACAGGAAAAACAACAACTAACTATTAATGTTCAACATCAATTAGCACAATCAAAACTTAAACAACCATTACCATTATCATTGCAACGTGATCCTTTAGGATTAATATTTAAAGGTGGTAGTGCCTTGGCTGTAACGTCTGTAATCCAACCTTTTGTTCTCCAACAAATCGCCCGTCAATTTGCTATTCATTTAGCTACTTATCAGGTAGCGAAAGAAGCCACAATTACAGGTACAGGATTAGCAACCAAACAGTTTCAAAACTATGTAGCTTTACAAATGTCCCGTCGAGGTATGACTATGAGTGCAGCCCGTTATGGTGCGGTTCGCAGTGCGTTTGCTTTGGTCGGTCCAGTCATGTGGGCTTGGTTTTTTGCTGATTTAGGTTGGAGAGCGATCGCCACAAACTATGGCAGAATTATTCCTTGTGTCTTCACCCTCGCGCAAATTCGTCTTACCCGTACAGAATGTTGGGAAATAGCATAA
- a CDS encoding O-antigen ligase family protein produces MLGNSINKTFYHPNSRLQTPWNWLQFGLLSCPLSPFLGGISIVVASLLTWRKQSRLISNRPIHKGFALLSILLLITTGFAYHKLDAFLGLFNFIPFFFFFTGLTSLMQTPNQLRQISWIMVFGSVPVLIIGFGQLFLGWNFQFQVLWIVFDWIVAPEKSLSGRMASNFMHPNTLAAYLVTIFILGLGLLLENYHKLKQKNRLIIFLTITVFANFIALILTNSRNGWGITIFACLVYALYQGWQLIVAAVVSITSCFFLAAFAPSPIAQFFRLFVPYGIWARLNDDMFPDRPLELMRKTQWEFAWNLTQQHPLTGSGLRSFSGLYKTQMQIDVNHPHNLFLMLSAETGLITTLLFCGLLAWILIAASQILFNNKNKIPDFFKKSGISASIEPENRLIFFSYLITFIGWILFNTVDVTTFDIRLNTLSWVFVAALCGVMYEYQSRQTSR; encoded by the coding sequence ATGTTGGGAAATAGCATAAATAAAACTTTTTATCATCCAAATTCCCGCTTGCAAACCCCTTGGAATTGGTTGCAATTTGGACTATTATCTTGCCCCCTGAGTCCATTTTTGGGCGGTATTTCTATCGTCGTGGCATCATTGTTAACTTGGCGAAAACAATCGCGGCTTATTAGCAATCGGCCAATTCACAAGGGATTTGCTCTTTTGAGTATCTTACTACTCATTACTACCGGATTTGCCTATCATAAATTAGATGCTTTTTTAGGTTTATTCAACTTCATCCCCTTCTTTTTCTTTTTTACAGGACTAACTTCCCTGATGCAAACACCCAACCAATTACGACAAATTTCTTGGATCATGGTGTTTGGTTCTGTACCTGTTTTAATCATCGGTTTTGGGCAATTATTTCTCGGTTGGAATTTCCAATTTCAGGTTTTATGGATTGTCTTTGATTGGATAGTTGCACCAGAAAAATCATTATCCGGACGCATGGCTTCTAACTTCATGCACCCAAATACCTTAGCCGCATACTTAGTAACTATCTTTATTTTGGGTTTAGGTTTATTGCTAGAAAACTATCACAAACTCAAGCAAAAAAATCGCCTGATTATCTTCTTAACAATTACGGTATTTGCTAATTTTATCGCCTTGATATTAACCAATTCTCGCAATGGTTGGGGAATAACTATTTTTGCCTGTTTAGTTTATGCTTTATATCAAGGTTGGCAATTAATTGTTGCTGCTGTTGTCAGTATTACAAGTTGTTTTTTCTTAGCAGCTTTTGCACCTTCACCTATTGCCCAATTTTTCCGCCTTTTTGTTCCCTACGGCATTTGGGCGCGGTTAAATGATGATATGTTTCCTGATAGACCGCTGGAATTAATGCGGAAAACCCAATGGGAATTTGCCTGGAATTTAACTCAGCAACATCCTTTAACTGGTTCAGGTTTACGCAGTTTTAGTGGACTTTATAAAACCCAAATGCAAATTGATGTCAACCATCCTCATAACCTATTTTTAATGCTGTCTGCGGAAACTGGGTTAATTACTACTTTGCTATTTTGTGGTTTGCTGGCTTGGATATTAATTGCAGCTAGTCAAATTTTATTTAACAATAAGAATAAGATCCCCGACTTCTTTAAGAAGTCGGGGATCTCTGCATCTATAGAACCAGAAAATCGCCTAATCTTCTTTAGTTATCTCATCACCTTTATAGGGTGGATATTATTTAATACCGTTGATGTTACCACATTTGATATTCGGTTGAATACTCTCTCTTGGGTTTTTGTTGCTGCATTGTGCGGAGTTATGTATGAATATCAATCACGTCAAACAAGTAGGTAG
- a CDS encoding superoxide dismutase, producing the protein MAFTQPPLPFASDALESYGMKAETFEYHYGKHHKAYVDNLNKLVDGTELADKSLEEVIQIAFGDSAKAGIFNNAAQVWNHSFFWNCLKPAGGGAPTGALAAKIEQDFGSFEKFKEEFSTAAATQFGSGWAWLVDDGGTLKVMKTPNAENPLAHGKKALLTIDVWEHAYYIDFKNARPGFIKNFLDNLVNWDFVAANFAKA; encoded by the coding sequence ATGGCATTTACCCAACCCCCCTTACCTTTTGCTTCTGATGCTTTAGAATCCTATGGCATGAAAGCGGAAACCTTTGAATATCACTATGGTAAGCATCATAAAGCTTATGTAGATAATTTGAATAAGCTTGTTGATGGTACAGAATTAGCTGATAAGTCTTTGGAAGAAGTAATTCAAATTGCTTTTGGTGACTCTGCTAAGGCTGGAATCTTCAACAATGCGGCTCAAGTTTGGAATCACTCTTTCTTCTGGAATTGCTTGAAACCAGCAGGTGGCGGCGCACCTACGGGCGCGTTAGCTGCTAAAATTGAACAGGATTTTGGTAGCTTTGAGAAATTCAAAGAGGAATTTTCTACTGCTGCTGCAACTCAATTCGGTAGTGGTTGGGCTTGGTTGGTTGATGATGGTGGCACACTCAAGGTAATGAAAACCCCTAACGCCGAAAACCCCCTTGCACATGGTAAAAAAGCATTGCTTACCATTGATGTTTGGGAACACGCATATTACATTGACTTCAAAAATGCTCGTCCTGGATTCATCAAGAATTTCTTAGATAATTTGGTGAACTGGGATTTTGTCGCTGCAAATTTTGCAAAAGCTTAA
- a CDS encoding bifunctional pantoate--beta-alanine ligase/(d)CMP kinase gives MRVLTKVVALRCYLNRRRWPSHLRLPEDLGLDEQTSWSPTAVGLVPTMGGLHQGHLSLIERAKQENSTVIVSIFVNPLQFGPNEDYQRYPRTLEQDRQFCEQAGVDVIFAPTPEEIGVPGKNIAATQVTQVIPPSDMIYSLCGNFRPGHFQGVATIVTKLFNLVQPDRAYFGQKDGQQLAIIKRLVADLNLPVEIVACPTVRELSGLALSSRNQYLTATEKEQATVLFKGLRQAEAAFRAGVRDSGELIALTRQEIAKVSNISLEYIELVEPNTLMFLEKVEDEGMLAIAARLGSTRLIDNTILRDGNDGLRQPIIAIDGPAGAGKSTVARQVAHQLGLVYLDTGAMYRAITWLVLEQGIAIDDDCAVAELVAGCKIELTPSQSLQSPVRVQINDIDVTQKIRTVEVTSQVSAIAAQSTVRQALVQQQQSWGQRGGLVAEGRDIGTHVFPDAEIKIFLTASAGERARRRQQDFQRQNQPAVSLEQLERDIAERDLKDSTRKVSPLQKAADAIELQTDGLTASEVAAQIISHYNQRLSHW, from the coding sequence GTGCGTGTGCTGACAAAAGTTGTAGCCTTACGCTGCTATTTAAATCGCCGTCGCTGGCCAAGCCATCTTAGGCTACCAGAGGATCTCGGACTTGATGAACAAACCAGTTGGTCTCCCACAGCAGTTGGTTTAGTGCCAACTATGGGGGGTTTACATCAAGGTCATTTAAGTTTAATTGAACGGGCTAAACAGGAAAACTCGACGGTGATTGTCAGTATTTTTGTCAATCCCCTGCAATTTGGACCAAATGAGGACTATCAACGCTATCCCCGCACTCTAGAGCAAGACCGACAATTTTGTGAACAGGCGGGAGTTGATGTGATTTTTGCCCCAACTCCGGAGGAAATTGGTGTCCCTGGGAAGAATATAGCAGCAACTCAGGTGACACAAGTGATCCCGCCATCTGATATGATATATAGTTTGTGTGGTAATTTTCGGCCGGGTCATTTTCAAGGTGTGGCAACGATTGTTACCAAGCTTTTTAATTTGGTACAACCTGACCGAGCTTACTTTGGACAAAAGGATGGTCAACAACTAGCAATTATTAAACGGTTAGTGGCTGATTTAAATTTGCCAGTAGAAATTGTTGCTTGTCCTACAGTGCGGGAATTGTCCGGCTTGGCTTTAAGTTCTCGTAATCAATATTTGACGGCTACAGAAAAAGAGCAAGCAACGGTGTTATTTAAAGGTTTACGGCAAGCTGAGGCGGCGTTTCGGGCTGGCGTTCGTGACAGTGGTGAACTCATAGCATTAACGCGGCAAGAAATCGCAAAAGTTAGCAATATCAGCTTGGAATATATTGAATTGGTTGAACCGAATACGTTGATGTTTTTAGAAAAAGTTGAGGATGAAGGAATGTTGGCGATCGCTGCTCGTCTTGGTTCTACACGGTTAATTGACAATACGATTTTGCGCGATGGCAACGACGGACTACGCCAACCAATCATTGCTATTGATGGTCCGGCTGGTGCTGGTAAATCTACCGTCGCTCGCCAAGTGGCACATCAGTTAGGTTTAGTCTATTTAGATACGGGCGCTATGTACCGGGCGATTACTTGGTTAGTGCTGGAACAGGGGATTGCCATTGATGATGATTGTGCTGTTGCTGAATTAGTTGCTGGGTGTAAAATTGAACTGACTCCCAGTCAAAGCCTGCAATCTCCCGTCAGAGTCCAGATTAATGACATTGATGTCACTCAGAAAATTCGCACAGTTGAAGTCACTTCTCAAGTATCAGCGATCGCTGCTCAAAGCACTGTGCGTCAAGCATTGGTTCAACAACAGCAAAGCTGGGGACAACGTGGCGGTTTAGTGGCGGAAGGTCGGGACATTGGCACTCATGTTTTCCCAGATGCGGAAATTAAAATCTTCTTGACCGCCTCTGCGGGTGAAAGAGCGCGTCGTCGTCAGCAAGACTTTCAAAGGCAGAACCAACCCGCAGTTAGTTTAGAACAACTAGAACGGGACATTGCTGAACGGGACTTGAAAGACAGCACTCGCAAGGTTTCCCCCTTGCAAAAAGCGGCTGATGCGATTGAATTACAAACTGATGGTTTAACAGCTTCTGAAGTAGCAGCACAAATTATTAGCCACTACAATCAACGGCTATCCCATTGGTAA